Proteins encoded in a region of the Carassius gibelio isolate Cgi1373 ecotype wild population from Czech Republic chromosome B5, carGib1.2-hapl.c, whole genome shotgun sequence genome:
- the LOC127958791 gene encoding cystatin-B — MSMCGAWSPVKPVTLEVIKICLEMRKLIEDRAVNGNDSKVYIPSVYSSQVVNGTNYVVKVFLGGSDDGVCVHAKIHQALPCNDGKLTLSGFQFPKTFDEPLEPF, encoded by the exons ATGTCAATGTGTGGAGCCTGGAGTCCAGTGAAACCGGTCACTCTAGAGGTGATAAAGATTTGCCTTGAG ATGAGGAAACTGATTGAGGACAGAGCTGTGAATGGAAATGATTCGAAGGTTTACATTCCTTCGGTCTATTCTTCTCAGGTTGTGAATGGAACAAACTATGTGGTCAAG GTGTTTCTTGGTGGAAGCGATGATGGAGTGTGTGTTCATGCGAAAATACATCAGGCTCTTCCCTGTAATGATGGAAAACTGACACTGTCTGGATTCCAGTTTCCTAAAACCTTCGATGAACCTCTGGAACCCTTCTGA